Proteins from a genomic interval of Debaryomyces hansenii CBS767 chromosome E complete sequence:
- a CDS encoding DEHA2E12738p (similar to uniprot|P38993 Saccharomyces cerevisiae YMR058W FET3 Ferro-O2-oxidoreductase required for high-affinity iron uptake and involved in mediating resistance to copper ion toxicity belongs to class of integral membrane multicopper oxidases): MKIISLLYCIVFALGIVAKTHTFHFNASYITANPDGVHERRVIAINNEWPIPTIRIKKNDRVEIYFTNLLENRNTSLHFHGLFQQESNSMDGAEMVTQCPIAPGSTFLYNFTVTEQAGTYWYHSHSGAQYSDGLRGMFIVEDDKEPPFQYDEETTLTVSDWYHMEYPDVMSNFLSRYNPTGAEPIPQNSLFNDTKNSTWHVKPDTTYLVRIVNMGMFTSQYLYIEDHTFTIVEIDGNLIEPVETDSLYIAVAQRISVLVHTKKSKATNYRFVNIMDEEMLDFLPDELLVISTNWVAYNDKDLPQSLKNGPNEFEKLTEKLNPVDDFGLKPLSREALLPDSDYQIQLNFTMDNLGNGVNYAFFNNISYVLPKVPTLMTVLSSGEHAGDTEIYGSNTNTFVLQHNEVVEIVLNNMDDGKHPFHLHGHIFQVISRSEAGEDAEDPIVYDPENPDHTNFPDFPMIRDTVMVNPNGFIVLRFKANNPGVWFFHCHVDWHLEQGLAITLVEAPFEIQKSQSLSSNHLDACTSANVSSKGNAAGRYGDSSDIWHDLSGENSQPEPLPAGFTMKGYIAFFICSFCAVFGIYSIYKYGMEDIKNDSNEAVVQKLYRILDSHGALDESEQSALFSVNSRE, from the coding sequence atgaaaataataagtCTTTTATATTGCATAGTATTTGCTTTAGGAATAGTTGCTAAAACTCACACTTTCCATTTCAATGCCAGTTATATTACTGCCAATCCAGATGGGGTTCATGAACGTAGAGTAATAGCGatcaataatgaatggCCAATACCTACTATTagaatcaagaaaaatgatcgagttgaaatatattttactaatttattagaaaatagAAACACTTCGTTGCATTTCCATGGTTTGTTCCAACAAGAATCTAATTCAATGGACGGTGCTGAAATGGTGACCCAATGTCCTATTGCACCAGGATCCACATTCTTGTATAATTTCACTGTCACCGAACAGGCTGGTACTTATTGGTACCACTCACATTCTGGTGCCCAATATAGTGATGGGCTTAGAGGTATGTTTAtagttgaagatgataaagaGCCACCATTTCAATATGATGAGGAAACCACATTGACTGTTAGCGATTGGTACCATATGGAATATCCTGATGTCATGAGCAACTTTTTGAGTAGATATAATCCAACAGGAGCTGAACCAATACCGCAAAATTCGCTCTTCAATGATACGAAGAATTCTACATGGCATGTCAAGCCAGATACAACTTACCTAGTTCGGATTGTAAATATGGGTATGTTTACGTCCCAATATTTGTACATTGAAGACCATACGTTTACTATTGTCGAAATTGATGGTAACTTGATAGAACCAGTAGAGACTGATTCTTTGTATATAGCTGTTGCGCAGAGAATTTCCGTCTTAGTGCACACCAAAAAATCTAAAGCTACAAATTATAGATTTGTTAATATAATGGATGAGGAAATGTTAGATTTCTTGCCAGATGAATTGCTAGTTATTTCCACGAATTGGGTTGCATACAATGATAAAGATTTACCTCAATCCTTAAAAAATGGTCCCAATGAATTCGAAAAGCTTACTGAAAAGCTTAACCCAGTTGATGACTTCGGTTTAAAGCCATTATCAAGAGAAGCTCTCCTTCCTGATTCtgattatcaaattcaacttAATTTCACGATGGATAATTTAGGTAACGGGGTCAACTATgcctttttcaataatataagtTATGTTCTACCAAAAGTTCCTACATTAATGACTGTCTTATCGAGTGGTGAACATGCTGGAGATACAGAAATTTATGGGTCAAATACTAATACATTTGTCTTGCAGCATAATGAAGTAGTAGAAATAGTTCTTAATAATATGGATGACGGGAAGCACCCCTTCCATTTGCATGGGCATATTTTCCAAGTGATTTCGAGATCCGAAGCCGGGGAAGATGCTGAAGATCCAATTGTTTATGACCCAGAAAATCCAGATCATACCAACTTTCCAGATTTCCCCATGATTCGTGATACAGTTATGGTAAATCCAAATGGTTTTATCGTTTTAAGATTCAAGGCAAATAATCCAGGTGTTTGGTTTTTCCATTGCCATGTAGACTGGCATTTAGAACAAGGACTTGCGATCACCCTTGTTGAAGCTCCATTCGAAATACAAAAATCACAAAGCTTATCTTCTAACCATTTGGATGCTTGTACCTCAGCTAACGTGTCCAGCAAAGGTAATGCAGCTGGTAGATATGGTGACTCAAGTGATATATGGCATGACTTAAGTGGAGAAAATTCGCAGCCTGAGCCATTACCTGCTGGTTTTACTATGAAGGGTTATATTGCATTCTTCATTTGTTCATTCTGTGCCGtatttggaatatattctatatACAAGTATGGTATGgaagatatcaaaaatgATAGTAACGAGGCAGTTGTTCAAAAGCTTTACCGAATTTTAGACTCACACGGCGCTTTAGATGAAAGCGAACAATCGGCTTTATTTAGTGTAAATAGTAGGGAATAA
- a CDS encoding DEHA2E12760p (some similarities with C. albicans fungus|CA5402) produces the protein MTKYVVIGSGIVGLYTAFVLLEQGIKSTDISVIAEFLPGDESINYTSPYAGGNFSCITGDDRETLEFDRYTYTNLHKVQEKLGGSKCGLDRYISTEYWDTMPSAAKRDSLKEYLEEYELIAEADLPQGVAFGIKFRSWNFNCPLFLSNFQAFLENENGIKFTRRKLSHVSDAYSSDTKIVFNCTGIGAHKLGGVSDVDVYPTRGQVVVIKAPHIKENVMRWTDSDPTYIIKRPYSNDQLILGGFTQKDNWTADTFKKETIEILEKTTKLHPKILKENPNGSSIKDLEILRVASGLRPSRHGGPRIEKETFNNNKVLIHNYGASGYGYQAGLAMGHKAVRLALSRDVKL, from the exons ATGACTAAATACGTTGTAATTGG CTCTGGTATAGTTGGATTATATACTGCTTTTGTTCTTCTCGAACAAGGTATCAAATCGACAGATATTTCAGTAATCGCCGAATTTTTACCTGGGGATGAGTCAATAAACTATACATCTCCATATGCTGGCGGTAATTTCTCATGTATTACTGGCGATGATCGTGAAACTTTAGAATTTGATAGATATACGTATACTAATTTGCATAAggttcaagaaaaattaggGGGAAGTAAATGTGGGTTAGATCGCTACATATCTACCGAATATTGGGATACAATGCCATCAGCAGCAAAAAGAGATTCGTTGAAAGAATACCTCGAAGAATATGAACTAATTGCTGAGGCTGATTTGCCACAGGGGGTAGCCTTTGGGATAAAATTTAGATCATGGAACTTTAATTGCCCATTATTCTTACTGAATTTTCAAGCAtttttagaaaatgaaaatggtatTAAGTTTACAAGAAGAAAGCTCTCCCATGTTTCTGATGCGTACTCCTCTGATACAAAAATTGTATTTAATTGCACAGGAATTGGCGCCCATAAGTTAGGGGGAGTTAGTGACGTGGATGTTTACCCCACACGAGGACAAGTTGTGGTAATCAAGGCTCCACatatcaaagaaaatgttATGAGATGGACAGATTCAGACCCTACttatattatcaagagACCTTATTCAAATGACCAATTGATACTCGGTGGCTTCACTCAAAAGGACAATTGGACTGCCGATACGTTTAAGAAGGAAACTATCGAAATCTTAGAAAAAACTACTAAGCTTCACCCAAAGATCTTGAAAGAAAACCCTAATGGATCTAGTATTAAGgatttagaaattttaaGAGTTGCCTCAGGCTTAAGACCAAGTAGACATGGTGGCCCCAGGATTGAAAAGGAAACtttcaacaataataaagtttTAATCCACAACTATGGTGCTAGTGGGTATGGATACCAAGCAGGATTGGCAATGGGCCATAAAGCTGTCCGTTTAGCTTTATCTAGAGATGTCAAGCTTTGA
- a CDS encoding DEHA2E12782p (similar to uniprot|P36108 Saccharomyces cerevisiae YKL002w DID4 Class E Vps protein of the ESCRT-III complex required for sorting of integral membrane proteins into lumenal vesicles of multivesicular bodies and for delivery of newly synthesized vacuolar enzymes to the vacuole involved in endocytosis and highly similar to ca|CA5403|IPF1542 Candida albicans IPF1542 unknown function), producing the protein MSQLFEWAFGKKLTPQERLRKNQRALEKTQRELARETTKLQSQEKKLVADIKKSAKQGQIASAKLQAKDLIRTKNYIVKFNSMKAQLQAISLRIQSVRSNQQMATSMRDATRLLSGMNKSMNLPQLSRIAQEFAKENDMMDQKQEFMDDAIDDAMAEDDELGEDEQADEILSKVLDEIGVDLNTSLQDTPSQINVQSPDRVDNGRVAEAIGGPSNNEEDDLQARLDNLKK; encoded by the coding sequence ATGTCACAATTATTCGAATGGGCTTTCGGCAAAAAGCTTACTCCACAAGAGAGACTTCGAAAAAATCAAAGAGCACTTGAAAAAACACAACGAGAGCTAGCAAGAGAGACAACCAAGCTTCAAAGTCAAGAAAAGAAGCTAGTAGCCGATATCAAAAAATCTGCTAAACAGGGCCAGATAGCAAGTGCTAAATTACAGGCTAAGGATTTGATTAGAACTAAAAATTATATCGTGAAGTTCAATTCGATGAAAGCTCAATTGCAAGCAATCCTGTTGCGTATTCAATCAGTACGCAGTAATCAGCAAATGGCAACGTCTATGAGAGACGCTACAAGATTATTGTCGGGTATGAATAAGTCCATGAATTTACCCCAATTATCACGAATCGCTCAAGAATTTGCAAAAGAGAATGACATGATGGATCAAAAGCAAGAATTTATGGACGATGCAATAGATGATGCAATGGCGGAAGATGATGAGTTAGGTGAAGATGAACAAGCCgatgaaatattaagtAAGGTATTAGACGAAATTGGAGTTGACTTAAACACAAGCTTGCAAGATACCCCAAGCCAAATAAACGTCCAATCGCCGGATAGAGTTGATAACGGCAGGGTGGCAGAAGCGATTGGGGGCCCAAGTAATAACGAGGAAGACGACTTACAAGCGAGGTTGgataatttaaagaaatgA
- a CDS encoding DEHA2E12804p (highly similar to uniprot|Q02196 Saccharomyces cerevisiae YKL001C MET14 Adenylylsulfate kinase required for sulfate assimilation and involved in methionine metabolism) produces MASNITWHPNLTHVERSELRNQKGVTVWLTGLSASGKSTIACALEQSILGRGLNCYRLDGDNVRFGLNKDLGFSENDRNENIRRISEVAKLFNDSCCITLTSFISPYQKDRQLARELHEKDNLPFVEVYVDVPVEVAETRDPKGLYKKAREGIIKEFTGISAPYEAPDKPEIHLKNYEGVSIEDAAQQIIDYLIKNNYV; encoded by the coding sequence ATGGCTTCAAATATTACATGGCATCCAAATTTAACGCATGTTGAGCGTTCAGAGTTGAGAAACCAAAAAGGTGTCACTGTCTGGCTTACAGGATTATCGGCCAGTGGAAAATCAACCATTGCATGTGCCTTGGAACAATCTATTTTAGGTAGAGGATTAAACTGTTATAGATTAGATGGTGATAATGTTAGATTCGGATTAAATAAGGATTTGGGGTTCAGTGAAAACGACAGAAATGAGAATATTAGAAGAATCTCAGAAGTtgccaaattattcaatgacTCTTGTTGTATTACATTGACTTCATTCATTTCGCCATACCAAAAGGACAGACAATTAGCCAGAGAATTGCACGAAAAGGACAATTTGCCATTTGTTGAGGTTTATGTTGATGTTCCAGTTGAGGTTGCTGAAACCAGAGATCCAAAAGGATTGTACAAGAAGGCCAGAGAAGGTATCATTAAGGAATTTACCGGTATTAGTGCACCATACGAAGCACCAGATAAGCCAGAAATCCACTTGAAGAACTATGAAGGTGTCTCTATTGAAGATGCTGCCcaacaaattattgacTATTTAATTAAGAACAATTATGTTTAA